Below is a genomic region from Desulfuromonas sp..
AAGGCGCTGTTCCTCAGCGAACGGGGTACGCGTCTGACCCGTTCCAGCCTGGACAACCGTTTTCAGGAGGCCGTGACGCTCTCGGGGCTGGATGGCCTCGGCTTCACCCCGCACTGCCTGCGCCACTCACAGATCAGCCATGCTCAAGATACGGGACTAAGCCTAGAAGCGACCCGGCGGATGGCTGGGCACGCATTTGCCAGCACAACCCAAGGCTACACCCACGTCGGTGACCGTGCGGTCCAAAACGAGATCGCCCATCGTGTCAACAACCCCCAGCGACAGCAGCATCACTACTAGGAGGACCTAATGGCAGAAACCGCTCCACGCAAATACCTCGACTGGCGACTGCACATCCTGATGGCGGAACGCCGGATCAAACGGATCACCGACCTGCACCGAATGCTGCAGGAGGTCGGCGTCGAAATCTCGACCACCCAGCTCTCGCGGATCGTCAGCCAGCGGCCGAAGAGGATCAACACCGAGGTGCTGGACGGGCTGGTCACGGTTCTGAACTGCAACATTGAGGACCTGCTAGTGGCCGGCGACCCCGAAGAGGAAAGCGAAAAACCGGCACCGAAAAAGACGCCTCGCAAGGGCGCCACCTCGCGGGTGACCGGCCCCGCGCCCTTTTCCGGCCCCGAAAACCGTTAGGGCCAAAGGGTGGCTGAATAAAAACGTCACAGCCGCTGCGACGCGTGTGGCCGCGACATGGCCAAGGCACACGCCGTTTTCGAGGGAAAGGCTTATTGCGGAACCTGCTACAAGCGGGAATTCAAGCCGGTTCCCTGCGCCGAGTGCGGTCGCACCGTGCGCACGCTTCAGGGGCGCGGTCCAGCCACCTGCAAGTGCTGTCGCAGCAAGAACCGCTCATGCCTGCGCTGTGGCAAGCCGGTGCCGCGAGCGGCGCTGACCCTAGATAACGGGGTCGCCTGCCCTTCATGTGCCCGCTATTACAAACCGGCGAAAGCGTGCGCCAACTGTGGACAGCGAAGTCAGCATCTGGCCAGAGACTTCAAGCTGGGGTTTGAGGAACCGGTCTGCCCAAAATGCCGTCGCAAAGGGCACGCCACCTGCGCCTGTTGCGGCAAGCACCGTGCTCCGGCCGGCAAAGACGATGAAGGGCGGCCCCTCTGCCAGGGCTGCCTGAAGAGGAAAGAGCCTTTCACCTGCCCGCGCTGCGGCCGGCAAGGGCGCTACCACAGCCAGGAACGCTGCAGCGACTGCTACTGGGGAGACCGCCTCGGCAAAAAGATCTCCGATAATCTGTGGATCATGAACCAGAGGTGGCTGCGCGACGCGTTCCAGGAGTTCGGCAGACGGATGCGGATTGACGGCAAGGCGCAAAAGATCGCGGTGGACCTGGACCGGCATGTGAAATTCTTCCACCTGCTGGACCAAAACTTTTCCTGTCCGGAGGAGGTCAGGCCCAGGGAACTGATCCGCGTCTTCGGCCTCGACGGGCTACGCCGCGCCAGCCTGCCCTTCGGCTTTCTGGTCAGCGAAAATTATCTTCCGGAGATGCTGGTCGAGGAGTTGCGGCGCGAAGCGGAGTTCCAACGCCAGGAGTCGATACTGGAGGACGCCGAAGACGCGTGGTTCCATCCGGTGCTGAAGCGCTTCCATCTCTCCCAAAGCAACCGGCGCAAGCGATTCGAGTCGCGAGGCTGGGAAAAAGAGTTCCAGCGCTACGCGCCGCGTTCGGTCACCCAGGATCTGAAGGCCGCGGTCAAGTTCCTCAAGTTCTTGCCGCCTGAAATCGGGTCGATCCAGGAGATCTCCGAAAAGCACTTGGACGCGTTTCTGCTCAACCACCCCGGCTACCGAAACGGGCTGAGGAATTTTATCTGGCACCTCAACCAGCACGAAAAAACGTTCGTACGTTTCAAAATCCCGACTACAAAACAGGGTAGGAAAATCGCCCTGGTCCTGGGTCAGGACAAATTCCACGACCTGCTGGAATCCTGGTCGCACGCTCCGGACCGGGAGGTGAACACCGCGCTGATCGCCCTTTTCATGATGCTCTACGCGCAGAAGGCCCGCCGCGTCCTGCGGATGCGGTTGTCAGACTTGCACCATAACCCCGACGGGAGCTTTTCCACGACCTTCGGTGACGTCGAGATCCCCTTGAGCGAGATCCTGACCCCTCTGATCGAACGCCACCTGGAACAACGGGAAAAGCAACGGGCACGCGAAGGCCACGACCTCGAACCCTACCTGTTCCCAGGCCGGCGTGTCGGAAGCCACCTGAGCGAATCGAGCGTCACACAGTATCTGCACCGCTACCAGGTCAGCGCCGCGATGTTGTTCGCCACATGGATGTTCAACGCCCTCTCCAACGGCTTGCGACAAGCCAAAACCCTGAAGCGGGCATTCGGCGTAAGCGACATGACCGCTGCGGGATATTACGAGGTTTTCGGGGCTCGGCTGTTCGACGAGGTGTCGGGGAAAATGCGCGGCAATGACGGCCCACTGTTTTTTCTTGAGGTGGGGAGCTAGAGGGGTTTCAGGATCTGGCGAAGTGTCCGCGCCGCCTCGGGGGAAGTGACATTTACCACGTGAGCAACTTCCCGCAAGCGGCCAAGATAGTGGCCCTTCCCCGGCGGGGGCGCCTCGGTCAGAACGACGCAGCGTTCTTTTTCGGCGAACCCGTTATCGGCGGTCAGGCGGAAGGTATAGAGAGCGTCGTTGACCTGGCGCAGCAGCGACTGACGGCTGGTGCGTAGGCGCACAACCTTAAAGAGCGTGCGGGGGCTGCCGTCCACCAAAAAGGAAAGGCGCACTGTTTCTTCGGGACGGCCTCTTATGGCCGAAAACTCGACCTCCACGTTCTCCTCGAACTTTTCGAGATCTCGCAAGCCAACCTCATCGACCAGGCGCTCCAGGCGTTTTTGAAAGGGATTTTTTGGCTTAACGCGCGGCGGGTCGACCATCGCCTCGAACAGATCCTGTATCAACGCATCCGAGCTTTCACCCTTGATCGGTGCCACCGGTCCCACATAGCGGGCGACAAACGGCGCGTTGGTCTCCTCCAGATGCCTACGCCGGTCGTTGAAATAGTCGCCGTCGCTCTCGACGACGCGGCCGTACGCGCGACACAATTCGTCAAACCAAGCGACCCACTCACGGTAGGCCCATGCATCCTCGCCGGCATCCCGAGCTAACTTTCGAAACGGTTCCAGGTCGATCCGCACCGGGTCTTCTGCCCCCAGCATTCTGCAATCCGCCCCTGCGGGCTTGCGCACCAGAACGCCGACGTTTTTCGTCTCGTAGCGGATCGGGTCCGCGATGTATTGCACGGTCCAGAGTTCAATCATAGCTGCGGATCAATCTGGTCCGTATGACTGGAGACGATGTCGGCAAGGGTGTTCTTGCGCCACACCAACGCGTCCGCCAGGGCCTCTTGGGTGGTCGAGGAGACGTTCTGGAATTTCCGGCCGAAGACGCAGCATTCACGAATCAGCCGGTCATCGACCGCCGAGATCCGCTCCACCCAGAGATCGAGAAACACCCGCATTACCAATCCGAAGAACGGATGGAAGAGAACGATGAGCTGGCGAGCTTTGAGGGCAGCGATACTTTTTTCTGGAGTGTCCTCGATGTTAAGCAGGACGTGAGAATGGTCGAACCCCCGAAAGAGGCTGGTCCCGGGAGTGTTCAGGGCGGCCTTGAGGTTGCTGGCACGATCTCGGTTCCCGATCAGAAGATCGAAAACGAGGAGCGCGGCGACCTGATCGGGATACTTCTCGGCGGTTTTCTTGAACTGGCTTTTGAGCAGATCGGGAAGAGGTATACGCGGAGCCGCGACTTCCAGACTGGCGAACGCCAGCTCCCATTCGGCCTCAGTGAGGACGCCGTCGGCGACCGGCACGTGAAAAGTCTGGGCGAGGCGCACCGCGACCTTTTCAATATACACGCAGTCAGGGGATTCGAGACCATCCCGCTTGAGAATGGCATTAAGCCGACAATTTGCAGGCGCCGTAATCCCTTGGCGGCGAGTTTTTAGAATCCGGTTCAAAACATAGGTTGGTTCTTTCATAACACTTCACCGCATGGCAATATGTGGCAACAAACATATGAGGCGCCCAAAATAGAAGGCAATTGGCAGCTTGTCAACTTTTCCGGGAGTAACGCGATGCGACTCTTCTCACTTAAGCAACTTCAGAAAACCTTCCTTGCCGCAGCCTTGTTGCTGTTTCTGGCCCTACCTTGTATTGGAGAGACCTTTACCGGAAAAGTTGTGAAGGTCACTGATGGTGACACGATCTCTGTCTTGCATCAGGGCCGGCCCGAGAAAGTCAGACTGGCGGAGATCGACTGCCCGGAACGCGGGCAAGCTTTTGGGAAAAAGTCCAAGGAGTTCGCGTCTTCGATTACAGCAGGGAAAATCGTCCGAGTCGAGGTGCGGACGGTATACCGATACGGGAGAACCGTTGGGGAGGTCTTCTTGGCAAACGGGGAATCCCTTAACCGCTTGCTGGTAAAAGAAGGGTATGCCTGGTGGTACCGTAAATATTCAAGCGATATTTCAATCGGAGAGCTGGAAGCGGAGGCTCGGGAAGGTAAACGAGGCTTATGGTTTGGAGAAAATCCAATGCCTCCTTGGGAGTGGCGCAGCCTTAAAAGACAGAGAAAAAAGTATCAGTAGGTGGCGGGAGTAGATGGGATACTAACTACTTCCGCCTTTGATTTCTAAGTAGTTGAAAAGAGAGATTGCGCCTTCGTCGCGAAGGGCAAGGGTTCCCCAATTCCGTAGCAAAAACTGTAGCAGCTTTTGTGATATTCGTCCATACGATTACTCGTAGGGAAGATGCTGAGTAAGCAGGGAAGATTTTGGCCTCTATGCGTCTATCGTCTACAGCGGCCAAGATCTTGATAGTTTTGCGCTCGTTGACGAGTGGCCTATCGTATTACAGGTCAGCGGAGACACAGCAGAAGAGACACTATCAAATTGGCAAATCTGTGCTGAGGCATTGATACAAGCACCGACCTCGACCATTACGTCAGCCTCAGGTGTTGACGTCGATTAGCTCTTGGGCCTGAGAAATTATCCATTGCAGCGTCTCTTCATCATTCTGTTCGGAAAGTGATTCGATCCATTCAGAAAAAAGATCAGCGGGGTCCGGAGGGACAGGTAATGACAACCAACGCTGCTGACTCCAGTTGTAATATACAGAACCCGGGAAGAAGCGGTATGGTTTTGCTAGCCCTTTCAACAGATGTTTCAATAAATCATCGTCAACACCTGCATTAATAAGAGGGCCAAGAAAATCTAGTTCTGCGCACTCCCATTCCTCCAGGGATTCTTTTTTATCGGGGTTGAAACTGAGAAAGCCTTCTTTGTATAGCTGTTCAACCGTCCAGAGCGACAAGTCTACTTACTGACACTTCGTGTGCAGGCTGATGGGGAACAATGTAATCTGTTCAGCCATCCTCGCATCGATAATGTCATAGGACGCGTCAGTGCAATCCATCTCTTTCATTTCTTTGTGCCAGGGTTGAATAATGGACGTATTTTTTTGGAAGGAAGATCATAGACATCAGATCCACAGCTATGTGGCTCAAAGACGTCAATTTCATAGGGTTTCCAGCCATATCTGGTCTTAACAAGTCTTATATCAAGTCCGCAGTTACGACATTCCTGCTCCGGCCAATTACCACCCATAATCCCCTCCCGTTAATAGGCCCTCTACAGATCAAACTGAGGGCGCCGCTATGACATCAACATATTATGGCCTCAAATAGGTCACCTCAAACGCCTTGCAAGTCCGGAATTCCTGCATCCTGTTACCAAAAGAAAACGTGTCATTCATCTGATACTGTTGGAAAATATCCAGCCCACGGTCTAGAGATATTTTCCATCCGTTGTCAGTCACAATGTGACGCGCGTGGATACTGTTGCTGAGGTCGTACTCCCAAGTGAATTGTATTCCGATCGCTGCGCACGAATTCTGGATCTGAGTCAGCATTTCGTGCTGCTGCTCTGCTTTAAATTCATCCGAGATCGTCACAAGGTGGACACTAGGCTCCGCGTCTTCGGCTTTACAGCGAGCAACCGTCTCCATTAACTCCATAAGGTTTCTGACCTGATAGAAGAGACGAATATAGGCATCCGTGATTTCTATCCGGGTTGCACCCCTCAGATAAGGAGTAAAAAGCATGTCATAGGAGACCCCACGTTGATTTTCCTTAAACTGTAGATGCTGAGCTTTCGGTTCATCAGTTTCTGATTTTTGATCCGTCGCATGCTCCGTTGCTGATTCGGAGCCAGCATCGGCTTCAGTTTGTTTTTCTTCATCAGTCCCGTAATGTCTAGGGTACTCTTCTTCTTCCAGGGTCTTCACAAATATCGTGTCCCCCCCGGCGCGTTCGTAGCCGAAGCGAACCTTTGTATAGGTTTTATCAATCCGTAAAAGCTGATCCTTGACCCTCTTACGGCCCTCAATCGCAAAGGTCAGAATCTCCTCTATTTCTTCAGGGCTTGCTTCGCCACTCGGGAAAAGAACCTTCATCAGCCCCGAAAAGGTTTTATGTACTCCATCCCTGTCACGTGTGGAGATATCGCTCAGCAGATCAAATTTACCTTTATACTGCTGTGAATAGTCGTGGTTACGGAGTGATCGTAAAATTTCTGCAAGATAGTCGACCACGAATCCATAGCCGTCCGAGAACATCTCTCCACGGATAATGTCAACTTCCCAGCCAGGAATGTAGAAATGCAGACGGTCCAAAAATGCAGAGTCGTGGTATTTGTCGGGGAGATCACAGAACAGATCTGAGTGTTTAAGCATATACGGAACAGTGTGGGAGGTATTGCCGACAAAGACCATTGAGGCTTCGGCTCCCAAGGTTTCAACTCCGCGCGAGAATGTCTTGTTGGCCATGTAATTTTTCATGATATCGACCAACGCCATGTCTACCCGCTTCTGCTTACCGGCAAACTCATCAAACGCAACGGTATCCCAATAACCAACCAAACCAATTTTACCGTTGGAGTTATTGACAAACAGTTTGGGTACTGTGACTTCACCGCCGGAGATAAGGATTCCGTGTGGAGAAAATTCTGAAAAAATATGGGACTTTCCAGTCCCCTTTGGCCCAAGCTCTATCAGGTTAAAATTTCGCTCGCAGAAAGGAATCAGACGGACAAGTTGCAACATTTTGCTGCGGCGCCCCATCAAATCAGGATTGAAACCAATACTCTGTATCAGTAGATCAATCCACTCGTCAGTTGAAAATTTCTGTCGAGCTTCCAAGTAGCTGTCGAAATCGAAATGCGAAAGCTTAATCGGTTTGATCGACGCCATGATCCACGGGCAGGCATCCTTCTCTTCCACCAGATCGTATTCGAGATCGCAAATACACCAGACACCTCCGACAAGTAATTTCGGATGTTTCTTGATGGTGTCGGTCGTAACCAGGACCTTTTTAATTCCGAGATTCGAGAAGGTTGCCTCATAAACCCCTTTTGAATCGTTGAGATCGACGGTCACCTTATCGATGACCTTGTGACGCCCCTTCTCCTTAATCGTAGAACGAACTAACCCTGCTTCATTACGATGGACGTAATGCTTGCGCAGGATCTCCCGAACGGTTTGAATCCCGGTCTGAATACTCGCTTCGTCGCTAGTGGCGCAATACTGGCCTAGAAGGTATTCGAGGACATAGGATGGGACAATGGCATTCCCCTTGACAGTCTTGACCAGATCCTTACGGACCACCAAACCGGGGAAATGTTCATTTATTTTTTTGTCGAGTTCAGACAATGTTTCCTCCCTCATGCAACACCTACGACATTATTTAACCGGTGCAAAAGCGACGTAACCGCCGAAGAAGCTAGGAGCAGGCTGGTAGATAGCAAACTTGACAGAATCGGGAAACTCAATTGCATCGGTAAACTCATCCATGGTTTGCTCGTCCAGATCAACGTCAGCATCAAAATCAAGCCTGGGGCTGACATAAACAAACCCGCCCTCATCTGCGGCCAAAAACAACGTATGCTCACATGCCTCTGTTCCGTCTGGCTTTAGTGCAACCTTACCGCAAAAAGGGCAGTGAACCTTAAGCTCGGCGGTGTCTGTAATCTCAACTTTTTGCATGACTTCTATTCCTTGAGATGGTTAAAAATCGAAGTCGCCAGCAAACGATCTTCTCATCAAATATTTGCTCGATTTGTACTCACTGAAATGTGAGGTTCCGGAAACGGATTCTTCCAGCCGCAGATAGACTTCCTGGCCATTCAGGTCATCAGCGCTGCGAGACAGCACAAATCTAACCCTCAGCTCCCGCTCGCGTGGATTGTCAGATACCAGGTCAAAGGTCAACTCATGCTGATCTGATATAAGTTCGCCTGCCTTTGAATAAATTCCGGCCCGAAGCAATCGGGCCTGCACCTTGTAACCGACCGCCTGGTCCTGATAGAAGGCTACGGACAGTTGCCCGGTAGTAATCACTTCCGAAGATCCACGCAAAATATCGACCCCGACCAAGCTGATATCGCTGGTGCGTTTTTTATTGATCTGCACCACAGGAATCACCACCTCCTGCAATGAGGCCCCTCCGTGAACAAAGCGACTACCTGAGCCCTTGAGCCGCAGGCGGTTGATTGACTTGGGAATCTGAATTTCGATCTTCCCTTTGATCTGCAGGGTTTCAGATTTAAAAGTGGTCAATCCGGGCTGGTCCTGAAGTCCCTGCCCCAACACGAAGCGGCGGTCCCGGTAAAGAACTTTTTGCCCCTGAGCAGCTACGGTGGAAAAATCACTCTCATCAATCTCACGGTTCTGGTAGATGAAGCCATGATCGGCCGTCACCAAGAGGTTGCTGGCATTGGCCGCCGTTAGCTTCTTGATGATACGCATCAGCTCCTGCAAAGCCTCTTGGGCTGCTTCGAAAGTCCTCTCTTCGGATTCACGCGTATGCCCGGTCCCGTCGATAAGGTCATGATAGATATAGACGATATTCGTCGAGCGCAGAATGTCGCGGAACTCATCCCGCTGCATTTTCAGAAATTCATCCGCTTTCAATGCCCTGGCACCATCGGGATTGTTCTGCTGAAGAATCTTGTTTCGATTCACCAGACCCTGGGTGCTCATGCCATCAGCAAAAACCGTCCCACTTTCATCCTCTGCAACGGATAATTCCTTATGCGGCAGCAGCGCGGCCATTCCCAGTTGGGTGTAACTTGGCAGCATCGACAGTGCTGGCTCGATATTGGCTTCATAGCGATCTTCCTGCCGCACCAGCCCCAGTAGTTCCTCCCCTATTTCATAACGCATAGCGTCAGAAATAATAACGCAGACCTTACGATCCTTTTTCAGAAACGGGTCAACCCATTTGCTGTAGAAGCTGTTTTGCAAGGGAATCGGCGAGGCATCACAGACCTTCAGATTATCGATACACTCCTGCCAAGCGTTGTTCAACTTGAGCAGATAGGAATTTGAATAATGGTTTTCAATCAGGTCCACCAACGGACCGAGCAGGGTCGACTGACCAGACCTGCGCACGTGAAAAGTAAATTTACGGTAGAGCTGATCAATCCGATACCAGGTCCTGGCATAGCGCTGCACCCCTTCAGCCGGGGAATTAATCGTCAGGTCCATCTCGTTCAGTGAATTCAGAAACTGAGCGCCGGTCTCAAGAGCACCATAGATGTCCTGAAAACCGGTATACCAGTGACTCTGTCTCCTTTGACGTACGACCAGAGCACAGTCTCCAGCAGAAATAGCTTGTGCCGAAACTTCCTTGACCAGGTCACTGAGGATTTTCTTGTCAATCAGTTCGAAATAATCGAGTTCAACCAGTCGCTTGTAGTCCCGCTTTTGCAGATCCTTTTCAATATTCAGAATCCCGGCACAATCTGCAGATAGTGTCTCGAAATTCCCCTGGTGGCGGACATTGTCTTTCCAGCGCCTCAGGAAAACCAGTGCCTCGGTAGACAGCCGGGCCTCGCCGTCGGTCTGCATGGCGTAGCACGATTTGAACAGCTCAATGACAAAATCTCGGACGGTGGCCTTTTCAGGGGAATAACCATAAAAGCGCTTGAGCTTCTCCCACAAAAACGGGCCCAGACCGCAGCGCTCAATCAGACGAATCTTTTCCTCTTTGCAGTCAGCCAACTCGGCCAAAAGGGTTTCGAGGATTTCATCCACGCGCGGCTCGGCAGCGGCACAAACTGCAAGCATCTTCAGGCGAAGCAAACCGGCGGTATCATCCTTTTTAAGCTTCTTGCCGAGGGATTCGCGACGCTTGGCCGCTTGAAAAAATTCGGCATGCTCCTGAGCCAACCCGCTGAACTCAGGGCCAAGCTCAAGCTCAGAGAGCCAGAGTCCGATTTGATCAGTACGAAATTCGCCATGAGCCAACTGCACATCCAACAGCCAGTTATGCAGATCCTCAGGTTGTGGCCCTTCCTTGTAGATGAGGAACTTCTGCTCCGGCTGCTCGCGAAGAATGCGGTATTTGACTGCGAACTCGTTATTGTAGAGAAAGACTTTTTCAATCCCCGGCAGTTCCAGTGCATCGAAGTCGGCACGCAGTTCCTTCTTTGTGTCGTACCAGAAGATGATACGATGACGATCAAAGTGCCGTTTCAATGCCGGAAGTATCTGTTCACTCATATATCATCCCAGTTCGGTATCAATCACTATGCAGTCAATCTCTCGATCAATCGGTAGACGGTCGTTCCGGAGTCGCGCGGCCAGTCCTGACAAGGAGGGGTGTCACGGCGACGGGCGCGATCCACGGCATTGGCAATGCCGGAAGCAAATTGTTTTGCATCAAAAGCCCCCTTCTGATAACCGGGGATTTGTCTCAGGAGGCGTTCCACACATTCCCGTGATGTTCGGACACCATTACCATCTTCAAAATGGAGCAGAAGCCAGAATTCAAACTGAGGGTTGCTTACGGCAAGCCCATAGTTTTCCTTCGTCTGTCCCCACTGATACAACTGCTGAAGCTGTAATTCAGTCCATTGGTCCGTATCGACCACCAGCCAAGCCTCATCTTCAGGGCGCAGCCCTTCTTTCCTGAGGTAAGCATCCATGCGTTTCAAGACCTGAGGCGGAGAGCTTTTATGTCCACCTTTCAGCAACTGTACATGGATTACCTTGTCACCATCTTCAAAGATTTTGAAATAGCGGGGCTCTGTCTCCGCCCCCTCGGTCGCCAGAACAAACATCCTCTTATAACGCCGCTCACCTAAAGGGCGCGAGAATCTACGCCTCGCCAACAGCCGCCTCCTTTTCAGGTAAGTCCAAGTCTCCGTTGGCCAGCGCACCAGAGATCAAAAGACGTGGAACACCGCCAAGCCTTCCCTGCAGATAACTCTTGCGAATGTCCTTGTCGCTACGCACATCTTTATATTCACTGAAGGAAAGGAGTGATGAGCCGCCATCTGCATCGCGTTCAGCAATCCACATTTCATCTCTGCGGAGAATATCCTGATCCATTAATAGTACGTCGTGGGTGGTCAGCAGAAGTTGTGAACGGCTATCGGCGGAGCAGGCAGACAGATAGCCCTGAAGCAATTGCCGGGTCAAAAGAGTATGAAGGCTGCGATCGACCTCATCAATGACATAAACCTGTGTTGACTTTCGAGAAGACATCTCAAGAAAGGCCGGCAGTAAATCAATAACCCGCTTGGAACCATCAGACTCTTGTCCCATTTCAAATTTGACCAGTTCTCCACCACGGTTTTCGTGATAGGTCACCAACTTCCGGGCGACGATTTCGCCTTTCTTGCGAGTAAAAACATACCGCTCATGAAAAGGCGACATCACCCGTAATGTCATCCCATCTTTCAGTGAAGCTTGTAACTTGGTGCGAATTTCTTCGGGCAATGCGAGGTTGTCAAAGCTGACGTCTTCGCCACCCAACTGAGCGATGCCAGTGTCTAGCAAACCAAGACACTTGTTCATCGTTTCATACAGCGGACTGTCTTCCTGGAGAAACTGTTCAAAGGGTTCGAATCGCGTATCCGGCGCAATCAGCACAAGATCGTTCTTGAACCAGTCATAAACCGGCTTGAAATTCTCAACCTTCTGCTGAACGGCATTGGTCAGAAAGAGTTGGTTCTCACGCGTTCCTTTGAAGGCAAAATGGAGGAATTGATCTTCATTCAGCGTAGGGTTAAATCTGATTTCATCCAACTCGCGAACAAACAGTTCTTTTTCTGTTGTGGGTCGCACCTCGACCAAGCGTTCTTCAAACACTCGTTCCTGGCTAACCGCAAACCCGTACTCATAAATGGTTTCGTCAACCAGCAGTTCAAATTTAAAATAGGTTGCTTTCTTTGCATCGCCGGCATCAAGTCGAAAAGACTCCACCGGAATCAGTTCGTCTGGTCGCGTACCATCAACTATTAGGTTTTTTGCGAAATTGAGTGCGGCAAAAAAGTTGGTTTTTCCCGAGGCGTTACCACCGTAGATAGCGGCGACAGGTAACAGCCGCAGTTTGTAGCGTTCGATTCGCGCAAGTCGGTCACCATGCTGCTTTTCGCGGCTGGCCACCATGCTGAACTCAGCCTGTTGACGGAACGAACGCCAATTATTTAAAGTGAAATTGATGAGCATGCCTTGTCTCCTTGAGAGAAATTTTCCCCTAATGGAGATAGAGTAGCATATTTGTAGATTTTATTACATTTTTTAAGTGATTTTATCTCTCAAGTATCGGCTCAGCCCAGTCACCTTCTTCAGCGCGTCATCGAATTTCGGGTAATTCACTTTAACGCCGTCATCGAGGTCAATTTCGATTTGTCTGGTTGCCAGGGGATAAAGAACTTCCCGCTCGTAGTCTTCGAGTTCGTCGATGATCTTTTTGAGTTTTTCGATATCTTTGAGAGCCAGGGTTTTTTCACCCTGAGTGGCGGAGACGCTGATGCTGACCCCCTGAAGGTGCTCAAGTCGCGATTCAAGCTTGGTGCGGAACTCGCGCAGGTAGTCGTTAAGCACAACGCTGACCGTATCCGGGCGGTAGCGGTGCATGTAGATCAGCGCATTGAAGCTCCCCTTGGTGCTACTGAACAGCCAATAGATGGGACGCTTCTTGTAGCGCTTAATGTGATCATTGTAGAAATCCTTGAGAAAATACTTGCGGACATCTTTGCCCAGCGCTTTTTCAACAAACTTGAGGTTGTCTTCATAATGCTCCACGCCAAAGGTGATACGCAGGAACGTGCGAAAACGGTCAGAGATGTCGTCAGTAAACCAGTCGCCATCAAGCATGGGGATGACGTTGTCGTCATCCGCCGGGAAGCTCGCTTCGGGTACCCG
It encodes:
- a CDS encoding helix-turn-helix transcriptional regulator: MAETAPRKYLDWRLHILMAERRIKRITDLHRMLQEVGVEISTTQLSRIVSQRPKRINTEVLDGLVTVLNCNIEDLLVAGDPEEESEKPAPKKTPRKGATSRVTGPAPFSGPENR
- a CDS encoding thermonuclease family protein, translated to MRLFSLKQLQKTFLAAALLLFLALPCIGETFTGKVVKVTDGDTISVLHQGRPEKVRLAEIDCPERGQAFGKKSKEFASSITAGKIVRVEVRTVYRYGRTVGEVFLANGESLNRLLVKEGYAWWYRKYSSDISIGELEAEAREGKRGLWFGENPMPPWEWRSLKRQRKKYQ
- the brxL gene encoding BREX system Lon protease-like protein BrxL, which encodes MSELDKKINEHFPGLVVRKDLVKTVKGNAIVPSYVLEYLLGQYCATSDEASIQTGIQTVREILRKHYVHRNEAGLVRSTIKEKGRHKVIDKVTVDLNDSKGVYEATFSNLGIKKVLVTTDTIKKHPKLLVGGVWCICDLEYDLVEEKDACPWIMASIKPIKLSHFDFDSYLEARQKFSTDEWIDLLIQSIGFNPDLMGRRSKMLQLVRLIPFCERNFNLIELGPKGTGKSHIFSEFSPHGILISGGEVTVPKLFVNNSNGKIGLVGYWDTVAFDEFAGKQKRVDMALVDIMKNYMANKTFSRGVETLGAEASMVFVGNTSHTVPYMLKHSDLFCDLPDKYHDSAFLDRLHFYIPGWEVDIIRGEMFSDGYGFVVDYLAEILRSLRNHDYSQQYKGKFDLLSDISTRDRDGVHKTFSGLMKVLFPSGEASPEEIEEILTFAIEGRKRVKDQLLRIDKTYTKVRFGYERAGGDTIFVKTLEEEEYPRHYGTDEEKQTEADAGSESATEHATDQKSETDEPKAQHLQFKENQRGVSYDMLFTPYLRGATRIEITDAYIRLFYQVRNLMELMETVARCKAEDAEPSVHLVTISDEFKAEQQHEMLTQIQNSCAAIGIQFTWEYDLSNSIHARHIVTDNGWKISLDRGLDIFQQYQMNDTFSFGNRMQEFRTCKAFEVTYLRP
- the pglZ gene encoding BREX-1 system phosphatase PglZ type A gives rise to the protein MSEQILPALKRHFDRHRIIFWYDTKKELRADFDALELPGIEKVFLYNNEFAVKYRILREQPEQKFLIYKEGPQPEDLHNWLLDVQLAHGEFRTDQIGLWLSELELGPEFSGLAQEHAEFFQAAKRRESLGKKLKKDDTAGLLRLKMLAVCAAAEPRVDEILETLLAELADCKEEKIRLIERCGLGPFLWEKLKRFYGYSPEKATVRDFVIELFKSCYAMQTDGEARLSTEALVFLRRWKDNVRHQGNFETLSADCAGILNIEKDLQKRDYKRLVELDYFELIDKKILSDLVKEVSAQAISAGDCALVVRQRRQSHWYTGFQDIYGALETGAQFLNSLNEMDLTINSPAEGVQRYARTWYRIDQLYRKFTFHVRRSGQSTLLGPLVDLIENHYSNSYLLKLNNAWQECIDNLKVCDASPIPLQNSFYSKWVDPFLKKDRKVCVIISDAMRYEIGEELLGLVRQEDRYEANIEPALSMLPSYTQLGMAALLPHKELSVAEDESGTVFADGMSTQGLVNRNKILQQNNPDGARALKADEFLKMQRDEFRDILRSTNIVYIYHDLIDGTGHTRESEERTFEAAQEALQELMRIIKKLTAANASNLLVTADHGFIYQNREIDESDFSTVAAQGQKVLYRDRRFVLGQGLQDQPGLTTFKSETLQIKGKIEIQIPKSINRLRLKGSGSRFVHGGASLQEVVIPVVQINKKRTSDISLVGVDILRGSSEVITTGQLSVAFYQDQAVGYKVQARLLRAGIYSKAGELISDQHELTFDLVSDNPRERELRVRFVLSRSADDLNGQEVYLRLEESVSGTSHFSEYKSSKYLMRRSFAGDFDF
- a CDS encoding RloB family protein, with amino-acid sequence MARRRFSRPLGERRYKRMFVLATEGAETEPRYFKIFEDGDKVIHVQLLKGGHKSSPPQVLKRMDAYLRKEGLRPEDEAWLVVDTDQWTELQLQQLYQWGQTKENYGLAVSNPQFEFWLLLHFEDGNGVRTSRECVERLLRQIPGYQKGAFDAKQFASGIANAVDRARRRDTPPCQDWPRDSGTTVYRLIERLTA
- a CDS encoding ATP-binding protein, which gives rise to MLINFTLNNWRSFRQQAEFSMVASREKQHGDRLARIERYKLRLLPVAAIYGGNASGKTNFFAALNFAKNLIVDGTRPDELIPVESFRLDAGDAKKATYFKFELLVDETIYEYGFAVSQERVFEERLVEVRPTTEKELFVRELDEIRFNPTLNEDQFLHFAFKGTRENQLFLTNAVQQKVENFKPVYDWFKNDLVLIAPDTRFEPFEQFLQEDSPLYETMNKCLGLLDTGIAQLGGEDVSFDNLALPEEIRTKLQASLKDGMTLRVMSPFHERYVFTRKKGEIVARKLVTYHENRGGELVKFEMGQESDGSKRVIDLLPAFLEMSSRKSTQVYVIDEVDRSLHTLLTRQLLQGYLSACSADSRSQLLLTTHDVLLMDQDILRRDEMWIAERDADGGSSLLSFSEYKDVRSDKDIRKSYLQGRLGGVPRLLISGALANGDLDLPEKEAAVGEA